The [Clostridium] celerecrescens 18A genomic sequence CAGCCTGGTGAGCGGTGTCAACGATAATTTAAAGGAAGCCTCCTCTCTGACGGCTCTTTTAAAGGGGCAGCATGGGCATGTGAATCTGATTCCGGTAAATCCTATTAAGGAACGCAATTACGTGCAGTCAGACCGGAAGGCAATAGAAGCCTTTAAAAATCTTCTTGAAAAAAACGGAATAAATGTTACTATAAGAAGAGAAATGGGACGGGATATTAACGGTGCCTGCGGACAGCTTAGGAAAAGCTTTTTAAGTCAGGAGTTAACTACTCCTCAGTAAATTACAGGGTATTTGACCCTTGAAGCATTCGCTGGATAAAGGAATGCAAGAATTCCTGTACCTGGCACGTTGCTTACAGAAATAAAGAGGAAGTGAGAATGAAACGATGAAGGCTTGCGCTATGACGGATACCGGAAGAGTCCGTACGGCCAATCAGGATTATGTCTATGCCCAGGCAGAGCCTTTGGGCACACTGCCCAATCTTTTTTTGGTTGCAGACGGCATGGGCGGCCATCAGGCCGGAGATTATGCCTCCAGATATATTGCAGAAAGTCTGGTGGCTCACTTAAAACAGGCGGATTCGTCTGGTATTGTTCCGCTTCTTCGGGAGGAAATCTTGAAGGTCAACGGAATGCTTTATCAGGAATCCATGAAAAGTACAGAGTTAAACGGTATGGGAACAACCTTGGTTGCGGCTGTGATCGAGGACACTACTATGTATGTGGCAAATGTTGGAGACAGCCGTCTGTATCTGGTTAATAATAATCGGCTGCGACAGATTACAAAAGATCATTCCTATGTGGAAGAACTGGTGTCTTTAGGCCAACTGGAACGTGGAAGCCGGGATTATCAGGAAAAAAAGAATATTATAACAAGAGCGGTTGGTACTGAAGATAAGCTGGAGGTTGATTTTTTTGAAGTCAGTCTGGAACCTGGAGATTATGTGCTCATGTGTTCCGATGGACTCAGCAATATGGTTGAGGACGCTGAGATAGAAGAAATTATATGCTCAGAACTGGAGCTGCAGGAAAAGGCAGAGAAGTTGATTACAATAGCCAATGATAATGGCGGGAAAGACAATATAGCTGTTGTTTTAATTGATCCGCAAATTGGCAGGGAGGTAAGCTTATGATCTTAAGACCGGGGACATTTTTACAGGACAGATATGAAATACTGGATCAGATCGGTTCCGGCGGGATGTCAGATGTATATAAGGCCCTGTGCCACAAATTAAACCGCCCTGTAGCCATAAAAGTCTTAAAAGAAGAATTCAGTTCAGACAGCGGTTTTGTCAGCAAGTTTAAAATGGAGGCCCAGGCGGCTGCCCGCCTTTCCCATCCAAACATCGTAAACATCTATGATGTAGTAGATGAAGGGGATCTCCATTACATTGTCATGGAACTGATTGAAGGAATCACGTTAAAAAATTATATTAATAAAAAAGGCTGTCTTGATGTGAAAGAGGCCATTGGTGTTGCAATTTCCGTTGCACAGGGAATCGCAGCTGCTCATGAACAAGGGATCATACATCGGGATATCAAGCCCCAGAATATCATCATAGCCAGGGATGGAAAAGTGAAGGTGGCTGACTTCGGAATCGCGCGGGCTGCCTCTTCCCAGACCTTAAGTGCTACCGCAGTAGGCTCTGTCCATTACATATCTCCGGAACAGGCAAGAGGCGGTTACAGCGATGTAAGAAGCGATGTTTATTCTCTGGGAATCACCATGTACGAAATGGTGGCTGGCAGAGTTCCGTTTCAGGGTGATAATACAGTGACTGTTGCCCTGGCCCATTTGGAAGACCCTATCACACCGCCAAGCTATTATAATGAGAACATTCCGGTAGGGCTTGAAAATATAATTTTAAAATGTACCGAAAAGAAACCGGAGTACCGTTATGGCAGTATGCAAGAGGTCATATCCGACTTACGGAAGGCCCTTGTCAATCCTGACGGAGATTTTGTCCAATATAATTCCCAGGTGGATGATTCCCAGACGGTTATTATCGGAAAACCGGAGTTGGAACAGATTCGTTCCGGCCGGAAGATCCAGGCAGATCCTTTTGCCAGCCGGAATGGAAACAGAAATCAGGAGCAGAGGCCGGAACGCCGCCCGGAAAAAAAAGCGGGCGGACAGCCAGGAAACGGCAGAGCCAGAAAACAGGATTCAGAGGATGATATCAATCCTAAAATCGAAAGGCTTTTAACTGCGGCAGGTGTTGTTGTTGCCATTCTCATTGTGATCGTACTGGTCATCGTGTTCTCTAAGGTAGGAGGCTTGTTCCGTTCCGGTTCTCCCAAGGAAACTGAATCAACTGCGGAAATTTCTACGGAAGAAACCTTAAGCGACAAAAAAGTGAAAATGACCAGCGTTGTGGGATTGGCTACGGATATTGCAGAGCAGAAGTTAAAGGATAACGGCGGCCTGTATATGAAGGTAAGTGATTACGTATATGATGACACGGTAGACAAAGGCGATATTGTGTCTCAGGACCCGGCAGAGGGTACGGTAATTGATAAGTATTCTGCTGTATATGTGATGGTCAGCAAGGGACCGGAGCACGAAACCGTTGATTTAACTACGCTTGGTCTGGAGAAGATGGATGGCGCTACCGCCAAGGCAGCTCTGGAGGGCAAAGGTCTGACAGTCAATGAGGAACAGAAAAACAGCGATACCGTAGCAGCAGGATATGTAATCAGCTACAGCCCTGATAAGGCAAAAGAAGGAGAAACCGTGACTTTGGTTTTAAGCAGCGGCCCGGCTCTTGTCAATCCGGTCACTGTACCAAACATTATCGGCCAGACCCAGGAGGTCGCCGTGGAGATGCTGGCTGACGTGGGACTGGTTCAGGGAACGGTTACGGAAGCAGCTTCTGAGACAGTTCCCCGCGGTAATGTTATCAGCCAGTCCTTAACCGCTGACAGCCAGGTAGAGACGGGAACTGCTGTGAATTATGTTATCAGCAGCGGAACTGCCCAGCAGGCCAAGGTCAAATATCTGGCTTCCATTGATAAGTCTTATTCACTGCAGAATATTATCGGACCAGGCTCCGGCAGCACCCAGCTTACTTTAAAGATACAGCTGAGGCAGTCGGTGAATGGAAGGGATGAAATCAGAGAGCTAATGGGACCTGTTACCATGGCAGGCGACCAGATGCTTCCCGTATCATTTAAAAATATAGAAGGTGCTTATGGCGTTTCCGGCGGGACCGTAGAGATCGTAAATGTCGAGACCGGCGATGTGATTAATTCTTATTTCATCACATTTATACCGGTACCGCAATCGTAAGGAACACACCCTTCGGGTATCCCTTCATGCCCAAAAAGCGCGGGCAGGAAAAAGGAAAAAATATGACAGGAAAAATTTTGAAAGGAATTGCAGGCTTTTACTATGTGCACGGCACAGACGAAAACATCTATGAATGTAAAGCAAAGGGTATTTTCCGCAATAAAAACGTGAAACCATTGGTTGGAGATGATGTGGAATTTTCTGTCCTGGACAGCATAGAACTGAAAGGAAACATCGAACAAATCCTGCCAAGGAAAAACACCCTGGTTCGCCCGGCCGTAGCAAATGTGGATCAGGCGCTGGTGTTGTTTGCCATTACCCATCCGGAACCCAACTTAAATCTGTTGGATCGTTTTCTGGTTATGATGGAAGTTCAGGAGGTTCCTGTAAAAATCTGTTTTAATAAAACGGATTTAACAGGCAGTGAAGAAAAGCTGGCTCTTGGAGATATCTATGAGGCAGCTGGTTATCCTGTGTATTTTACCAGTACCTATGACGATCAGGGAATTGAGGAGATCAGAGATCTGGTGCGTGGGAAAACCACGGTTCTGGCAGGACCTTCCGGAGTGGGAAAGTCCTCCTTAACCAACCTTCTTTATCCTCAGGCTGAGATGGAGACTGCAAATATCAGCGAGAAAATTCAAAGAGGAAAGCATACCACCAGGCATTCGGAGCTTTTTGGCATCGGACGGGATACGTACCTTATGGATACGCCGGGATTTAGTTCCATGTACCTGGAAGACTTGGAGTGCAGTCAACTGAAGGACTATTTTCCTGAGTTTGAATCCTATGAAGACGGATGCCGGTTTCTGGGCTGTGTCCACATAGGAGAAAAAACCTGCGGCATAAAGGCTGCGGTAGAAGAAGGAAAAATAAACCGGGGCCGATATGAAAATTACCGGCTTTTATATCAGGATCTAAAAGAGAAAAGGAGATATTAATATGCTTAAACTTGCCCCTTCCATATTAGCGGCAGACTTTAAAATTCTTGGACAGCAGGTAGCTGAAGTGTCGGAGGCAGGAGCCCAGTACATTCATCTGGATGTGATGGATGGTGCATTTGTGCCCAGTATTTCATTTGGAATGCCGGTCATCGGAAGCCTGCGGAGCTGTACGGACCGGATATTCGATGTTCACATGATGGTTGAGGAACCTGGAAGATATATCAATGATTTCAAAGAAGCAGGAGCTGATCTCATCTGTGTCCATGCAGAAGCCTGCACCCATTTAGACCGTACCATAAATCAGATCAAGGAAGCCGGTCTAAAGGCTGGAGTAGCCCTTAATCCGGCAACTTCCCTATCTGTCCTTGATTTCATTCTTGCGGAAGTGGACATGGTTTTACTCATGACGGTAAACCCAGGCTTTGGCGGACAAAAATTTATTCCGTATACCCTGGATAAAGTTAAGGACTTAAGGCGCATCTGCAGGGAGCGGAATTTGGAGACAGATATCCAGGTTGACGGGGGCGTCACCTGTGAAAATGTGAGAGAACTGATTGAGGCAGGTGCTAATGTATTTGTGGCCGGTTCTGCTGTATTTAAAGGAAATGCGGCTGATAATACAAAAGCATTCTTAAAAATATTTGAGGAATATGAAGGGTGAAAGAAGAAACTACAGGTTTGATCGTTACCGGGGGAACCATGGATTATGGATTTGCCGGCAGATTCTTAGAAAACAAAAGGTTTGATAAAATCATCGCAGTAGACGGGGGTCTTGCAGCTCTTTCCAGGCTGCAGTTAAAGCCGGATGCCATTGTCGGAGATTTTGATACGGTGGCAGAAGATGTCCTGTCTGAATATAAAAACAGTTCGGAGAATATCACCTGGGAAATTCATAAACCGGAAAAGGATGAAACTGATACAGAACTTGCCATAAATACCGCCATAGGGCTTGGCTGTTCAAAGCTGGTCCTGCTGGGGGCAACAGGAGGTAGGATGGACCATTTTATCGGCAATCTTCATCTTCTTTATGCCTGCCTGAAAAAGGGTGTGGAAGCAGCCATTGTTGATGAAAAGAACTGGATCACAGTGATTGATAAGGGAAGGACGTTTCAGGCTGAAGCACTATGGGGAAAATATATTTCCTTCCTTCCACTATGCGGAGAAGTGAAGAAAATCACTCTGACCGGCTTCAAATATCCTCTTTATGAAAAGGACATTGACTTAGGAACCAGCCTGTGTATCAGCAATGAGCTGACGGGTGAAGAGGGCACCATTGAATTCGCATCCGGAACCCTGATCTGTATCCAGTCCCATGACTAAACTGGTATGATTTAATATATCGAAACTGGATATTTATATCACTCCACTTGCGTGCTAAGATAAAGAACAACTAGAGCAGCAAGGGAGGAATTACCAATGAGTAAAACAGACAACAGGATTTATAAAACCGCACTGACAGGACTGTTTGCCGCTATGTCCTACGTAGTATTTACATTCCTGCAATTTAAGATCACACTTCCGGGAGGGGATGCCACTTCCATTCACTTAGGGAATGCGGTCTGCGTTTTGGGAGCAATTCTATTAGGCGGGCTCTACGGCGGCTTAGGCGGCGCAATCGGCATGACCATCGGAGACCTTTTTGATCCGGTTTATGTGGTATATGCGCCAAAGACCTTTCTATTAAAACTGTGCATCGGCCTTATCACCGGATTTTTGGCCCATAGAATCGGAAAGATCAATGAATCCTCTGACAAAAAGCATATACTGACCTGGACCATCACGGCAGTGGCAGGAGGACTATTGTTCAATGTGATTTTTGATCCTCTGGTCGGTTATTTTTACAAGCTTCTGATCCTGGGTAAACCGGCGGCAGAACTGGCGCTGGCATGGAACGTTGCATCCACTTCTATTAATGCAATTACATCAGCCATAGTTTCCGTCCTCATTTACATGCCTCTTAGAAATGCCCTGATCAGGTCCGGTTTATTTACTAAAATTTGTTAGGAGCTCTTATGACATCAGAAAAACATCAGAAAAAAATTGCTGTTATTCAAGATCTGTCGGGATATGGCCGCTGTTCTCTCACAGTGGCTCTTCCTATACTTTCTGCCTTAAAGGTACAGTGTTGTCCGGTTCCCACTTCCATACTATCCAGTCATACCGGATTTTCCACCTACTTTTTTGATGATTATACGGAGAAGATGCCTTTATATATTGAACAGTGGAAGAAACTGGATCTGTCCTTTGACGGTATTTACAGCGGTTTTTTAGGTTCCGAGGAACAGATTGAAATTGTCATTGACATGATTAAGGATTTCAGCACACCGGAAACGAAGGTTTTGGTGGATCCCATTATGGGAGATCACGGAAAGGCATATCAGACCTATACGGAACGGATGTGCAGCCGCATGAAGGAACTGGTGGGATATGGTGATATTGTAACCCCTAATCTGACAGAGGCCTGTATCCTGACCGGCAGACAATACCGGCCGTCAGGCTGGAAGCGTTCAGAGCTTCTTGTTATGGCTGCTGAGATATGGGATATGGGACCAGATTCCGTGGTGATCACTGGCGTAAGAGAAGGCAACTATGTGACGAATGTAGTGGCGGAGAAGGACCGGGATCCCCGCTTTTTGCGTTCTCTTCATGTCGGCAGTGAGCGGCCGGGAACCGGAGATGTGTTTTCAAGCATCCTCGCAGCCCAAACCGTGAAAGGGATCCCATTAACAGAAGCAGTGAAAAAAGCGGCCAGTTTTGTAAAGGCCAGTATCATAAAATCCGATGAGCTGCATGTCCCGATAAAAAACGGAGTGTGCTTTGAAGAAATCCTTTCTATGCTGATTCGGGGATAAGAATGAGACATAGGATGGGGAATTTTAGGAAAGGGGCTTTTCTTTGCCCTTTTTTTGTAGTATAATCAACGGCAGACTATCATGCGGACAACTTTCGCAGAGAATATTGAGGAAAAACCAGGAGGAATACCATGTTAGATTTAAAGTTTGTAAGAGAAAATCCTGAAATTGTAAAGGAAAATATTAAAAATAAATTCCAGGATAGTAAACTGCCGTTAGTTGACGAGGTGATTGAACTCGATGAGCAGAACCGTACAGCAAAGCAGGAAGGTGATGCTTTAAGAGCTGAACGCAACAAACTTTCCAAACAGATCGGCGCCTTGATGGGACAGGGGAAAAAGGAAGAAGCACAGGAAATGAAGAAGAACGTGACCGATGCTTCCGAACATCTGGCCGGGTTGGAGGAAAAGGAACGTGAGCTGGAAGAAAAAATCAAAAAGATTATGATGACCATTCCGAATATCATTGATCCCAGCGTCCCCATCGGTAAGGATGACAGCGAGAACGTAGAGGTAGAACGTTACGGCGAGCCTGTTGTTCCTGAGTTTGAGATTCCTTATCACACAGAAATCATGGAAAGCTTTGACGGCATTGACCTTGACAGTGCAAGAAAAGTAGCCGGAAATGGCTTTTATTACCTGATGGGTGATATTGCAAGGCTTCATTCTTCTGTACTTTCCTATGCAAGGGATTTCATGATAAACCGTGGCTTCACCTATTGCATTCCGCCCTTCATGATCCGCAGTGAAGTGGTTACCGGCGTTATGAGCTTTGCCGAGATGGATGCCATGATGTATAAGATCGAAGGAGAGGATTTATATCTGATCGGTACCAGCGAGCATTCCATGATCGGAAAATTCATTGATACCATCCTTCCGGAAGAAAAGCTTCCTCAGACCTTAACCAGTTATTCTCCCTGCTTCCGCAAGGAGAAAGGCGCTCATGGCTTGGAAGAACGTGGAGTGTACCGGATCCATCAGTTTGAAAAGCAGGAAATGATCGTTGTCTGCAAGCCGGAAGAAAGTATGGATTGGTATGATAAATTATGGCAGAATACAGTTGACTTATTCCGTTCCCTGGATATCCCGGTAAGAACCCTGGAATGCTGTTCCGGTGATTTAGCGGATTTAAAGGTAAAATCAGTAGATGTAGAAGCCTGGTCCCCAAGACAGAAAAAGTATTTTGAAGTGGGAAGCTGTTCTAATTTAGGCGATGCCCAGGCAAGAAGACTTAAGATCCGTGTTTCTGGAGAGGAAGGAAGAAAGTATTTTGCCCATACGCTAAACAACACCGTAGCTGCTCCTCCAAGAATGCTGATCGCTTTCCTGGAGAACAACTTACAGGCAGATGGAACCGTGAAGATTCCGGAAGCCTTACAGCCCTATATGGGAGGCACAAAAGCACTTATGCCGAAAAAATAAGGATTGAATAAGGTCCGGCTTTTCCTGAAAGGCCGGACCTTTTTACATTTCCTGCACAAGTTATCCGGTTGCAGTTGACAAGGGGGATCATACGTATGGTATGATGGATAGGACGAAAGACAGGTGCGTATCCGTTAGAAGGGAAACGCAGCCGGTATGAAAAATGAAAAAGGAGTGACAGCGGTATGATTACATTTAACCATTTTAATTTTAATGTACTTGATCTGGAAAAGAGCTTAAAATTCTATAAGGATGCACTGGGACTTGACCCTGTGCGTGAAAAAACAGCATCAGACGGTTCCTTTAAACTGATATATTTAGGTGATGGAAAAAGTGATTTTACCCTGGAACTGACGTACTTAACAGAACGAAAAGAGCCTTATAACCTGGGAGAATGTGAATTTCATCTTGCATTCAAAACGGATGAATACGAGACCTTCTATAAAAAACATAAGGAAATGGGTGTTATCTGTTATGAAAACCCTGCCATGGGCATTTACTTCATCAGTGATCCTGACGGCTATTGGATCGAGATTGTTCCAACCAGATAAGGAGAAGCCGTGTATATTGAAGTAAATGGAGTCACGTTATACTATGAGGTTTCAGGAAGCGGCCCGGCGATCCTTCTTGTCCATGGGAATGGAGAGGATCATAGTATTTTTAATGAAACAGCGGAGCTTTTAAGAGAAAATTATACCGTTTATGCCCTGGATTCCAGAGATCATGGAAAAAGTTCCAGAGTGAAAACACTGGGGTATGAGGCAATGGCGGAAGACGTGGCCGAATTTGCCAGGAAGCTGAAGCTTGAAAACCCCTGCTACTGTGGATTCAGCGACGGCGGGATCATTGGGATTCTTGCAGCCGTCCGGTATCCGGAGCTTTTTTCAAAGCTGGTGTTATGCGGAGCTAATGCTTATCCCCAGGGTTTAAAATGGTACTGGCTTAAATTATTTTCTCTGTTAGAAGCCGTAAATCACGATCCAAAGCTTTTGATGATGCTGAAAGAACCCCAGATAACAGCCAGAGAGCTGGAGAGCATCCCGGTTCCAGTCCTTCTATTGGCCGGAGAACGGGATATGGTCCGTGAATCCCATACCCGTTATCTTGCTTCAAAAATTAAAGACAGCCGTCTTAACATCCTTCCGGGAGAAGGGCACGGCAGTTATATTGTACACAGCAGGAAACTTTATTATTTCATAAAGAAGTTTCTTGAACGACCAATTCCGAAAGAAAGATTTATTTAAAATAAAACAGGGGTGTAAAGAAAAAACACTTGACACCTAATAAAAAATATTGTATGATATCCCAGGTGATGATATGGAGAGGATTGCAAGACAGGTCTTATTATATGATTTCTACGGCGCTCTCTTAACGGAGCATCAGAGGCATATTTACGAAGATGTGGTTTTTTATGACCTATCTTTAAGTGAGATTGCAGAAGAACAGGGAATCAGCCGTCAGGGTGTCCATGACCTCATTAAACGGTGCAATAAGATCCTGGAAGATTATGAAGAAAAACTTCATCTGGTAAAAAAGTTTGAGCAGACAAAAAAACTGGCCAGAGAGATCCAGAGTTTGACAAAAGAGTTTGCCGGCAGTTCAGATATGAATCTGATCCATCGCATTGAGGAGATATCGGGCGAAATCATCGAGCTGGAAGCTCATTAGGAGGGCGTTAGATGGCTTTTGAGAGCTTATCCGATAAATTACAGAATGTATTTAAGAGCTTAAGAGGCAAAGGACGCTTGTCCGAGGCCGATGTGAAAACAGCACTTAAAGAAGTGAAGATGGCTTTACTGGAAGCCGATGTAAGCTTTAAGGTTGTTAAACAGTTTATAAGCGCTGTACAGGAGCGGGCAATTGGACAGGATGTCCAGAACAGTCTGACTCCCGGACAGATGGTAATAAAGATTGTAAATGAAGAGCTGGTAAAGCTGATGGGATCTGAGACGACTGAAATTTCGTTAAAGCCTGCCGGTGATACGACCATTATTCTGATGGCAGGTCTTCAGGGCGCCGGTAAAACGACCACTACTGCCAAAATAGCTGGAAAGCTTAAGGCAAAGGGCAGGAAGCCGCTTCTCGTTGCTTGTGACGTTTACCGTCCCGCTGCTATCAAGCAGCTGCAGATCAATGGGGAAAAGCAGGGCGTTCCCGTTTTCTCCATGGGAGAAAACCATAAACCGGCAGATATAGCAAAGGCTGCTGTTGCTTATG encodes the following:
- a CDS encoding Stp1/IreP family PP2C-type Ser/Thr phosphatase; this encodes MKACAMTDTGRVRTANQDYVYAQAEPLGTLPNLFLVADGMGGHQAGDYASRYIAESLVAHLKQADSSGIVPLLREEILKVNGMLYQESMKSTELNGMGTTLVAAVIEDTTMYVANVGDSRLYLVNNNRLRQITKDHSYVEELVSLGQLERGSRDYQEKKNIITRAVGTEDKLEVDFFEVSLEPGDYVLMCSDGLSNMVEDAEIEEIICSELELQEKAEKLITIANDNGGKDNIAVVLIDPQIGREVSL
- the pknB gene encoding Stk1 family PASTA domain-containing Ser/Thr kinase; its protein translation is MILRPGTFLQDRYEILDQIGSGGMSDVYKALCHKLNRPVAIKVLKEEFSSDSGFVSKFKMEAQAAARLSHPNIVNIYDVVDEGDLHYIVMELIEGITLKNYINKKGCLDVKEAIGVAISVAQGIAAAHEQGIIHRDIKPQNIIIARDGKVKVADFGIARAASSQTLSATAVGSVHYISPEQARGGYSDVRSDVYSLGITMYEMVAGRVPFQGDNTVTVALAHLEDPITPPSYYNENIPVGLENIILKCTEKKPEYRYGSMQEVISDLRKALVNPDGDFVQYNSQVDDSQTVIIGKPELEQIRSGRKIQADPFASRNGNRNQEQRPERRPEKKAGGQPGNGRARKQDSEDDINPKIERLLTAAGVVVAILIVIVLVIVFSKVGGLFRSGSPKETESTAEISTEETLSDKKVKMTSVVGLATDIAEQKLKDNGGLYMKVSDYVYDDTVDKGDIVSQDPAEGTVIDKYSAVYVMVSKGPEHETVDLTTLGLEKMDGATAKAALEGKGLTVNEEQKNSDTVAAGYVISYSPDKAKEGETVTLVLSSGPALVNPVTVPNIIGQTQEVAVEMLADVGLVQGTVTEAASETVPRGNVISQSLTADSQVETGTAVNYVISSGTAQQAKVKYLASIDKSYSLQNIIGPGSGSTQLTLKIQLRQSVNGRDEIRELMGPVTMAGDQMLPVSFKNIEGAYGVSGGTVEIVNVETGDVINSYFITFIPVPQS
- the rsgA gene encoding ribosome small subunit-dependent GTPase A; protein product: MTGKILKGIAGFYYVHGTDENIYECKAKGIFRNKNVKPLVGDDVEFSVLDSIELKGNIEQILPRKNTLVRPAVANVDQALVLFAITHPEPNLNLLDRFLVMMEVQEVPVKICFNKTDLTGSEEKLALGDIYEAAGYPVYFTSTYDDQGIEEIRDLVRGKTTVLAGPSGVGKSSLTNLLYPQAEMETANISEKIQRGKHTTRHSELFGIGRDTYLMDTPGFSSMYLEDLECSQLKDYFPEFESYEDGCRFLGCVHIGEKTCGIKAAVEEGKINRGRYENYRLLYQDLKEKRRY
- the rpe gene encoding ribulose-phosphate 3-epimerase, which gives rise to MLKLAPSILAADFKILGQQVAEVSEAGAQYIHLDVMDGAFVPSISFGMPVIGSLRSCTDRIFDVHMMVEEPGRYINDFKEAGADLICVHAEACTHLDRTINQIKEAGLKAGVALNPATSLSVLDFILAEVDMVLLMTVNPGFGGQKFIPYTLDKVKDLRRICRERNLETDIQVDGGVTCENVRELIEAGANVFVAGSAVFKGNAADNTKAFLKIFEEYEG
- a CDS encoding thiamine diphosphokinase, yielding MDYGFAGRFLENKRFDKIIAVDGGLAALSRLQLKPDAIVGDFDTVAEDVLSEYKNSSENITWEIHKPEKDETDTELAINTAIGLGCSKLVLLGATGGRMDHFIGNLHLLYACLKKGVEAAIVDEKNWITVIDKGRTFQAEALWGKYISFLPLCGEVKKITLTGFKYPLYEKDIDLGTSLCISNELTGEEGTIEFASGTLICIQSHD
- a CDS encoding ECF transporter S component gives rise to the protein MSKTDNRIYKTALTGLFAAMSYVVFTFLQFKITLPGGDATSIHLGNAVCVLGAILLGGLYGGLGGAIGMTIGDLFDPVYVVYAPKTFLLKLCIGLITGFLAHRIGKINESSDKKHILTWTITAVAGGLLFNVIFDPLVGYFYKLLILGKPAAELALAWNVASTSINAITSAIVSVLIYMPLRNALIRSGLFTKIC
- a CDS encoding pyridoxamine kinase, with translation MTSEKHQKKIAVIQDLSGYGRCSLTVALPILSALKVQCCPVPTSILSSHTGFSTYFFDDYTEKMPLYIEQWKKLDLSFDGIYSGFLGSEEQIEIVIDMIKDFSTPETKVLVDPIMGDHGKAYQTYTERMCSRMKELVGYGDIVTPNLTEACILTGRQYRPSGWKRSELLVMAAEIWDMGPDSVVITGVREGNYVTNVVAEKDRDPRFLRSLHVGSERPGTGDVFSSILAAQTVKGIPLTEAVKKAASFVKASIIKSDELHVPIKNGVCFEEILSMLIRG
- the serS gene encoding serine--tRNA ligase, with the translated sequence MLDLKFVRENPEIVKENIKNKFQDSKLPLVDEVIELDEQNRTAKQEGDALRAERNKLSKQIGALMGQGKKEEAQEMKKNVTDASEHLAGLEEKERELEEKIKKIMMTIPNIIDPSVPIGKDDSENVEVERYGEPVVPEFEIPYHTEIMESFDGIDLDSARKVAGNGFYYLMGDIARLHSSVLSYARDFMINRGFTYCIPPFMIRSEVVTGVMSFAEMDAMMYKIEGEDLYLIGTSEHSMIGKFIDTILPEEKLPQTLTSYSPCFRKEKGAHGLEERGVYRIHQFEKQEMIVVCKPEESMDWYDKLWQNTVDLFRSLDIPVRTLECCSGDLADLKVKSVDVEAWSPRQKKYFEVGSCSNLGDAQARRLKIRVSGEEGRKYFAHTLNNTVAAPPRMLIAFLENNLQADGTVKIPEALQPYMGGTKALMPKK
- a CDS encoding VOC family protein — encoded protein: MITFNHFNFNVLDLEKSLKFYKDALGLDPVREKTASDGSFKLIYLGDGKSDFTLELTYLTERKEPYNLGECEFHLAFKTDEYETFYKKHKEMGVICYENPAMGIYFISDPDGYWIEIVPTR
- a CDS encoding alpha/beta fold hydrolase is translated as MYIEVNGVTLYYEVSGSGPAILLVHGNGEDHSIFNETAELLRENYTVYALDSRDHGKSSRVKTLGYEAMAEDVAEFARKLKLENPCYCGFSDGGIIGILAAVRYPELFSKLVLCGANAYPQGLKWYWLKLFSLLEAVNHDPKLLMMLKEPQITARELESIPVPVLLLAGERDMVRESHTRYLASKIKDSRLNILPGEGHGSYIVHSRKLYYFIKKFLERPIPKERFI
- the ylxM gene encoding YlxM family DNA-binding protein, whose product is MERIARQVLLYDFYGALLTEHQRHIYEDVVFYDLSLSEIAEEQGISRQGVHDLIKRCNKILEDYEEKLHLVKKFEQTKKLAREIQSLTKEFAGSSDMNLIHRIEEISGEIIELEAH